One Triticum dicoccoides isolate Atlit2015 ecotype Zavitan chromosome 3B, WEW_v2.0, whole genome shotgun sequence genomic window, GGATGCcgctgacgatgacgatgatgatgacgacgacgaggaggacgaagaagaagaggaggaggaggtcgcaccaccgcgctcggaaaggcggtcgaagcttgcccATGACCCTGTGACTGAAcggggcaagggggttgcgactgtcgcgcagtcgaccaaacgccctgggacgacctctccggtgccgactgaaaaggcgccgaagcagtccaaggtggccccgtcaaagccgaccaagctcctaccgaagatgaaggtgtccatccccaccatatcaaggtaaacatgctgcttaagtcttcttgttttgtgcgagCTTTATCTCTGTTTGGCACttgagttagtcgactgattctttggaattgcagtgctgctacttctgagacctcagccagggctgacgaccatgagatggaggacgcagcaacctcaaacccTGGTACTGTACTCTTAATTCCGTTTTAGTCgattgactcatgatctctaattctgattcttttctgtagctccatccaatgtcgttatcactcttcctgatgatgatgacgatgaggaaccactgaagcacaggaggagcaggaaagcgtctgccggcagggtggcccaggatgtgacggcgcccgagactctggtcgcggaggaggagaacaccactcgacacaccgtgtcttttgcggtgccgttgacgagtgctcatcCTGCTTCGTCGAGTGTCGCACAACCTTCTCTCTTCacaacgcaccacgtcccagaggaccaagccagtgctgctaaggaagcgatacgccaagcggggatcatgatggagcaggtgaaggccatccgggatgcgagccaggcagcttacgacgccagttctgcccttcaaagcaatgttcaggtcagtcggaccgcctgttctgttaggatatgctatcaaaaagctTTTCTTTCCGGAATCCATAACAATCACCcattgggtgtgtcgattgaaactccgtgttagcgggggcacgctgagtgcacccgctgggtgtagtccccaaggctaaggtcgactgctggcagtcggccttaggctttataagttcagtctttccgtcattcgactgagGCGAATGGATTTcccaaaccggtgggggcatgctgagtgcacccactgggtgtagtccccgagactgtggtcgactgcttgcggtCGATTACAGTCTAAAGAACACGTcttgttttttttgggggggggggtcaactggtcgactctgtctttaatagaactagtgggggcacgctgagtgcacccactgggtgtagtccccgagactacggtcgaatgtttgtattcggctgtagtcttagaaacgcatgattttctCTTATCCACTTGGAAGTGAATTATCCTTGATattttgtcgattggttcttcgcagaaatccTGTGACCTCGCGGCTCGTTATACCGAGCTGGAGCACAAGCACATTCAGCTTGAGCTGGatctgaagctggttcaggagaatctgacgaaggcgaaggaggagaccaaaggtatgttcggTGAGACCTCGACAACtcctttttcccttcatttgtttcaaaacctGACCTTGTTGTAACTTGCAggcaaggtgaaggaggcccagaagaaaaaagaccttgagctatctgagaagatcaagcttgctgacgagaagttagcttcagtcaccaagctcgaagaaGAAAATATTAATCTGAAaggtgctcttgggattgccaacaaggaagtcagtcgactgaaaactgacaaagctgccttgaccgacAAAGTCAGTCAGTTGACTGGGAAgagaaatgatctggaggccttcctgagtggtcttgccaagaagctgttccttatgctcgaaggtaatccTTTACGCTCGACCGTCATTTTCAACAATgatctttccattcgaccattgccttgactcggtgattgtccttgcagaattctgccaaaactttgaagaggaaactAGTCGACTGGAGCCGAACTTGGACCCCGTCAACTCTCCAGTGACCGATGAAGCAGCCATGAATGTGTTCCGCCTTGAGTCCCGTGTTGCCGCTGTtgtcgactatcttgcaaggctgaaggtcgccacttctcgcatcgacaccACGCTCTGGCCtagggagacactccagaatgacctcgagtcgctgatggctcgactaaacacagttcctggtcgagtgcaggagtggaaaaagtcctctgcgaggtgtggtgcagatgttgctctgtgtctggcccgagtccactgcaaagatgcgcgagaagataagttggcggctcttcgggtggccaacaccaagaagcacgacttcaggtccttcatggagaccttcatcgctgccgccactcggattgctgacggaatttaccttgatgagtttgttgcgccttccagccctccacaggaggggtaaaaacttCTTTGAGTTCGACCCTTTAAATtttcctcggtatgccgagtgattttgtaaccgataaaccttaacgggcttagcgcctgggcactttcggttcctttaggtatcgatctgaacttgaatttgatgtttgaatatgcTTGCTTTTTGTCCTGAATTGTCTTTTGCAGGATTAAAGTAAGACGCTtattgcagtcgacttattccttaattcacttaggcgagcacggggctgcggctaagcccccgagtgagaggtttgctcttcactcggtaggatttttataccttaggcgagcactgggctgcagctaagcctccgagtgagaggtttgctcttcactcggtaggatttttatatcttagacgagcacggggctgcagctaagcccccgagtgagaggtttgctcttcactcggtaggatttttataccttaggcgagcacggggctgcagctaagcccccgagtgagaggtctgctcttcactcggtaggatttttataccttaggcgagcacggggctgcagctaagcccccgagtgagaggtctgctcttcactcggtaggattttcacgttgtacttgtcgcgtagctcagaggagaggattgcagtcgacctgcacctcgtcctccttacgACCGGACATTGTACTTATGGCGTAGCTcataggagagggtcgcagtcgacctgcgcctcgtcctgctTACGGCCGCACATTGTACTTATGGCGAAGCTCGGAGgagagggttgcagtcgacctgtacctcgccctccttgcgagcgcacgttgtatttgtggcgtagctcagaggagagggtcgcagtcgacctgcacctcgtcctacttgtgagcgcacgttgtatttgtggcgtagctcagaggagagggtcgcagtcgacctgcacctcgtcctccttgcgagcgcacgttgtatttgttctTAGGCGAGTgtttagactgcagctaagcctctgagtgggagtctggctcaccactcggtaggattttatttgaacttaggcgagtacttggactgcagctaagcctctgagtgggagtctgactcaccactcggtaggattttatttgaacttaggcgagtacttttactgcagctaagcctccgaatgggagtctggctcaccacttggtaggattttatttgaacttaggcgagtacttcgactgcagctaagcctccgagtgggagtctggctcaccactcggtaggattttatttgaacttaggcgaaacggattcgcagctaagcccccgagtgggaggctggctcacgactcggtaaggatttttacaaacttaggcgaaacggattcgcggctaagtcacccactgaggggaaaattttattggacaaataaaaggtgacaaaaattatggagaaattatgacactattattttgtagTCCATGAACTATAGAAgtattttattacaactcatccgagtgaaaacttttAAGTGTAGAGTggacggagtagttccgcgttccaagctcggggctcgtcgatattgtgcttgacattgtagagacggtatgccccgttgtggagaaccttggtgacgacgaagggtccttcccaagaaggagcaagcttgtgttgtttctgctgatccactcggagaaccagatctccttcctggaaggctcgacctctcacatttctggcgtggaagcgacgcaaatcttgttggtagatagtcgatcagagccatctccctttcttcctctaaaaggtcgactgcgtcctgctgcgcttgttcagcttctgcttcattgtagagttcaactcgaggagcattgtggagaaggtcacttggc contains:
- the LOC119279443 gene encoding uncharacterized protein LOC119279443 produces the protein MMEQVKAIRDASQAAYDASSALQSNVQKSCDLAARYTELEHKHIQLELDLKLVQENLTKAKEETKGKVKEAQKKKDLELSEKIKLADEKLASVTKLEEENINLKGALGIANKEVSRLKTDKAALTDKVSQLTGKRNDLEAFLSGLAKKLFLMLEEFCQNFEEETSRLEPNLDPVNSPVTDEAAMNVFRLESRVAAVVDYLARLKVATSRIDTTLWPFQPGEAVAPCCSTTTLLSALAASFACCFFLVVIFLCLRFLHLRRTRRHSAQPLQGQPQAPQPKHGLDAATIALFPSFPYRRDSSASAPDECAVCLSAVDEGETVRQLPSCKHLFHQECVDVWLLSNASCPVCRGKVERAAGAAADQRERAAASAAVVPIEMMDDETLSPSPSTSEPSVPERPGWFGRASGSRSGQETDLERQ